A window from Mycolicibacterium tokaiense encodes these proteins:
- a CDS encoding Ms4527A family Cys-rich leader peptide — MRAAWQNGRVIAARKPALVSRRHVDFKRVCSCCCLP; from the coding sequence ATGAGGGCGGCGTGGCAGAATGGCCGGGTGATCGCCGCACGTAAGCCAGCTCTCGTGTCGCGGCGGCATGTCGATTTCAAGCGTGTCTGTAGCTGTTGCTGTCTGCCTTGA
- a CDS encoding nitrite/sulfite reductase has translation MTSSEKNPAKARPVKRPRGEGQWALGYREPLNPNEQAKKDDNPLNVRARIENIYAKGGFESIDKGDLRGRFRWWGLYTQRKPGYDGTWTGDDNTDMLEDEYFMLRVRSDGGALTTAALRTLGGISTEFARDTADLSDRENVQYHWIRVEDMPEIWRRLDEVGLQTTEACGDCPRVVLGSPLAGEHPDEVLDGTPAVDEIVKRYIGKPEYSNLPRKFKTAISGLQDVVHEVNDVAFVGVHHPEHGPGFDLWVGGGLSTNPMLGQRVGAWVPLDEVPDVWEGVVSVFRDYGYRRLRAKARLKFLIKDWGVEKFREVLETEYLKRPLIDGPAPDPLTRPMDHVGVTKLKNGLNAVGVAPIAGRVSGTILTKVADLAEAAGSNRVRFTPYQKLIVLDVPDDEVANLQAALEELGLPSQPSNWRRNLMACTGIEFCKLSFAETRKRSQSLVPELEQRLEDINAQLDVPVTVNVNGCPNSCARIQIADIGFKGQMVDDGDGGQVEGFQVHLGGSLGLDSGFGRKLRQHKVTSEELGPYIDRVTRNFVKQREAGERFAQWAVRADEADLR, from the coding sequence ATGACATCTTCTGAGAAGAACCCGGCCAAGGCCCGTCCCGTCAAGCGTCCTCGGGGTGAGGGCCAGTGGGCCCTCGGCTACCGGGAACCGCTGAACCCCAACGAGCAGGCCAAGAAGGACGACAACCCACTCAACGTGCGGGCGCGCATCGAGAACATCTACGCCAAGGGCGGCTTCGAGAGCATCGACAAGGGTGACCTGCGCGGCCGGTTCCGCTGGTGGGGTCTCTACACCCAGCGCAAGCCCGGCTACGACGGCACCTGGACCGGTGACGACAACACCGACATGCTCGAGGACGAGTACTTCATGCTGCGGGTGCGCAGCGACGGTGGCGCGCTGACCACCGCGGCCCTGCGCACGCTCGGTGGAATCTCCACTGAGTTCGCCCGCGACACCGCCGACCTCTCCGATCGGGAGAACGTCCAGTACCACTGGATCCGGGTCGAGGACATGCCGGAGATCTGGCGCCGCCTCGACGAGGTCGGTCTACAGACCACCGAGGCGTGCGGCGACTGCCCACGTGTCGTCCTGGGTTCACCGCTGGCCGGGGAACACCCCGACGAGGTGCTCGACGGCACCCCGGCGGTCGACGAGATCGTCAAGCGCTACATCGGCAAGCCGGAGTACTCGAACCTGCCGCGCAAGTTCAAGACCGCGATCTCCGGCCTGCAGGACGTGGTGCACGAGGTCAACGACGTGGCCTTCGTGGGAGTCCACCACCCCGAACACGGCCCCGGGTTCGACCTGTGGGTCGGCGGCGGGCTGTCCACCAACCCGATGCTGGGCCAGCGGGTCGGCGCCTGGGTGCCGCTGGACGAGGTGCCCGACGTCTGGGAAGGCGTGGTCAGTGTCTTCCGTGACTACGGTTACCGCCGGCTGCGGGCCAAGGCCCGGCTCAAGTTCCTCATCAAGGACTGGGGCGTGGAGAAGTTCAGGGAAGTTCTCGAAACCGAGTACCTGAAGCGGCCGCTGATCGACGGCCCTGCGCCCGATCCGCTCACCCGGCCGATGGACCACGTGGGCGTGACCAAGCTCAAGAACGGGCTCAACGCCGTCGGAGTGGCGCCGATCGCGGGGCGCGTGTCGGGCACCATCCTCACCAAGGTCGCCGACCTGGCCGAGGCGGCCGGGTCCAACCGGGTGCGCTTCACGCCCTACCAGAAGCTGATCGTGCTCGACGTGCCTGATGACGAGGTGGCCAACCTCCAAGCTGCGCTCGAAGAACTGGGCCTGCCGTCACAGCCGTCGAACTGGCGGCGCAACCTGATGGCCTGCACCGGCATCGAGTTCTGCAAACTGAGCTTCGCGGAAACCCGCAAGCGGTCGCAGTCGCTGGTGCCCGAACTGGAGCAGCGGCTCGAGGACATCAATGCCCAACTGGACGTGCCGGTGACGGTCAACGTCAACGGGTGCCCCAACTCGTGCGCGCGGATCCAGATCGCCGACATCGGCTTCAAGGGCCAGATGGTCGACGACGGCGACGGCGGACAGGTCGAGGGTTTCCAGGTGCATCTGGGTGGCAGCCTGGGCCTGGACAGCGGTTTCGGCCGCAAGCTGCGCCAGCACAAGGTCACCTCCGAGGAGCTCGGACCCTACATCGACCGGGTTACTCGCAACTTCGTGAAACAACGAGAGGCCGGAGAGCGTTTCGCCCAGTGGGCTGTGCGAGCCGACGAAGCGGACCTGAGGTGA
- a CDS encoding phosphoadenylyl-sulfate reductase: protein MTVEVSGVTETDLREIAARGAAELDGASAEELLRWTDENFGGAYVVASNMQDAVLVEMAAKVRPGVDILFLDTGYHFAETIGTRDAVESVYDVHVVNVAPENSVPEQDSIYGKDLFARDPAACCRMRKVEPLSKALKGYTAWVTGIRRVEAPTRANAPLISFDEAFGLVKINPIAAWSDEDMQRYIDTHGILVNPLVDEGYPSIGCFPCTAKPAPGSDPRSGRWAGQAKTECGLHAS, encoded by the coding sequence ATGACTGTTGAGGTGAGTGGTGTGACGGAGACCGACCTGCGGGAGATCGCTGCGCGCGGCGCGGCCGAGCTCGACGGGGCCTCTGCCGAGGAGCTGCTGCGCTGGACCGACGAGAACTTCGGCGGCGCATATGTGGTGGCCTCCAACATGCAGGACGCCGTGCTGGTGGAAATGGCGGCCAAGGTCCGGCCCGGCGTGGACATCCTGTTCCTGGACACCGGTTACCACTTCGCCGAGACCATCGGCACGCGCGACGCCGTGGAGTCCGTCTACGACGTGCACGTGGTGAACGTCGCACCGGAAAACTCCGTGCCCGAACAGGATTCGATCTACGGCAAAGACCTGTTCGCCCGGGACCCGGCGGCCTGCTGCCGGATGCGCAAGGTCGAACCGCTGTCCAAGGCGCTCAAGGGCTACACCGCGTGGGTGACCGGCATCCGGCGGGTGGAGGCGCCGACCCGCGCCAACGCGCCCCTGATCTCGTTCGACGAGGCGTTCGGGCTGGTGAAGATCAACCCGATCGCCGCCTGGTCCGACGAGGACATGCAGCGCTACATCGACACCCACGGCATCCTGGTGAACCCGCTGGTGGACGAGGGTTACCCGTCCATCGGCTGCTTCCCCTGCACCGCCAAGCCCGCCCCGGGTTCCGATCCGCGCAGCGGCCGGTGGGCCGGTCAGGCCAAGACCGAGTGCGGCCTGCACGCGTCATGA
- a CDS encoding sirohydrochlorin chelatase produces the protein MTGFAPALVLTAHGSADPRSAAVTHAVAGRIRRLRPWLDVRAAFLEQTSPSLAEVLTATEDAVVTPFLLASAYHARVDIPAVIAESGRCARRADALGEDPALLAVLRHRLAEAGVSADETGLGVVVVAVGSSNSEANARTASVATTLATGTRWAATQTAFATGPYANLAESLDAVRAAGARRVVIAPWFLAPGRITDRVAAFAAQHNVAMSEPLGSHNLVAATALDRYDVVSSARVAA, from the coding sequence ATGACGGGGTTCGCCCCGGCGCTGGTGCTGACCGCCCACGGCAGCGCCGACCCGCGGTCCGCTGCGGTGACGCACGCCGTGGCCGGGCGGATCCGGCGCCTGCGGCCGTGGCTGGATGTACGCGCCGCCTTCCTGGAGCAGACGTCTCCCTCGCTGGCCGAGGTGCTGACCGCCACCGAGGACGCGGTGGTGACACCGTTCCTACTGGCCTCGGCGTACCACGCGCGGGTGGACATTCCGGCGGTGATCGCGGAGTCCGGACGGTGTGCGCGACGGGCCGACGCCCTGGGTGAGGATCCCGCTCTGCTCGCTGTGCTGCGGCACCGGTTGGCCGAAGCCGGGGTGTCCGCCGACGAGACCGGCCTGGGCGTGGTGGTGGTGGCCGTGGGTTCGTCGAATTCCGAGGCCAATGCCCGCACTGCCTCGGTGGCCACGACGCTGGCCACCGGAACCCGTTGGGCCGCAACACAGACGGCTTTCGCCACCGGTCCGTATGCCAATCTGGCGGAGTCCCTTGACGCCGTCCGCGCTGCCGGCGCCCGGCGTGTGGTGATCGCGCCGTGGTTCCTGGCGCCCGGCCGGATCACCGACCGCGTGGCCGCCTTCGCCGCCCAGCACAACGTCGCCATGTCCGAGCCACTGGGCTCCCACAACCTGGTGGCGGCCACGGCGCTGGACCGCTACGACGTGGTGTCGTCCGCCCGCGTGGCCGCCTGA
- a CDS encoding TetR/AcrR family transcriptional regulator, with protein sequence MARDQSPRRLTRAESKELTRRKLLDAAAQVFARKGYAAASVDQVAEAAGFSVGAVYSNFANKDELFSALMSDRAVNQIGEVAHIVDSSREQSADPLQALGEMLIAIADKDTDAAVLRTEFWLHAVRNPELMQIEADSSARTVEAVRGILAEMLARNNVDDSVSVDEFAITTIALFSGLIRQRRIDPDRVHGEMFGRALRWQLAGMPKKEN encoded by the coding sequence ATGGCTCGTGATCAATCACCCCGGCGCCTCACCCGCGCCGAGAGCAAGGAACTGACCCGGCGCAAGCTGCTCGATGCAGCAGCCCAGGTGTTCGCCCGCAAGGGCTACGCCGCCGCCTCCGTGGACCAGGTCGCCGAGGCGGCCGGATTCTCCGTCGGCGCGGTGTACTCCAACTTCGCCAACAAGGACGAACTGTTCTCGGCACTGATGAGCGACCGCGCCGTCAACCAGATCGGCGAAGTGGCACACATCGTCGACTCCTCCCGCGAACAATCGGCCGACCCGCTGCAGGCACTGGGCGAGATGCTGATCGCCATCGCCGACAAGGACACCGACGCTGCCGTCCTGCGCACCGAATTCTGGCTGCATGCCGTCCGCAACCCCGAACTCATGCAGATCGAGGCCGACTCGTCGGCGAGGACAGTCGAGGCGGTGCGCGGGATCCTCGCAGAGATGTTGGCGCGCAACAACGTCGACGACTCCGTCTCGGTCGACGAGTTCGCGATCACCACCATCGCGCTCTTCAGTGGCCTCATCCGGCAGCGGCGCATCGATCCTGATCGTGTCCACGGCGAGATGTTCGGCCGTGCCCTGCGCTGGCAGCTGGCCGGCATGCCCAAGAAGGAGAATTGA
- a CDS encoding sterol desaturase family protein produces the protein MDWVGNIALYAIPAFVLLLSIEFLGDHLERRRDRRQGRAAEPRTKAGFSGKDTFASLGVYGLGRVGNLVETFIELPLLLLAAAFAPLALSASDWWVWLLAIVGADLAYYAEHRMQHRVRLFWAAHSVHHSSQHFNMSTALRLPTLIPLRFLTNVVYIPLVLVGIPVWMVFLSQSVVLLFQFPLHTERIGKLHPAIEYVFNTPSHHRVHHGANNPYLDKNYGGIFIVWDRMFGSYVEESERIRYGLTHNIDTYNPIKVNFAEFAIMMRDVWHAKTWRGRIGYLLRPPGWAETAPYVETPAPELTTR, from the coding sequence ATGGACTGGGTCGGCAACATCGCGCTGTACGCGATACCAGCATTCGTCCTGCTGCTCAGCATCGAGTTCCTGGGCGACCACCTGGAACGGCGCCGAGACCGTCGCCAGGGGCGCGCCGCGGAACCCCGCACCAAAGCCGGTTTTTCCGGCAAGGACACCTTCGCCAGCCTGGGGGTCTACGGCCTGGGCCGGGTGGGCAACCTGGTCGAGACATTCATCGAACTACCCCTCCTGCTGCTGGCGGCGGCATTCGCACCGCTGGCGCTGTCCGCCTCGGACTGGTGGGTCTGGCTGCTGGCGATCGTCGGCGCGGACCTGGCGTACTACGCCGAACACCGCATGCAGCACCGGGTCCGGCTGTTCTGGGCCGCACACAGCGTGCACCACTCCAGCCAGCACTTCAACATGTCCACTGCGCTACGGCTGCCCACCCTGATCCCCCTGCGCTTCCTGACGAACGTGGTCTACATCCCGCTGGTGCTGGTCGGAATCCCGGTCTGGATGGTCTTCCTGAGTCAGTCCGTGGTGCTGCTCTTCCAGTTCCCGTTACACACCGAACGCATCGGAAAGCTGCACCCGGCAATCGAATACGTGTTCAACACCCCGTCACACCACCGGGTGCACCACGGCGCCAACAACCCGTATCTGGACAAGAACTACGGCGGCATCTTCATCGTGTGGGACCGGATGTTCGGGAGCTACGTCGAGGAGTCGGAGCGCATCCGCTACGGGCTGACCCACAACATCGACACCTACAACCCGATCAAGGTCAACTTCGCCGAGTTCGCCATCATGATGCGCGACGTATGGCATGCCAAGACCTGGCGTGGCCGGATCGGCTACCTGCTGCGGCCGCCCGGTTGGGCGGAGACCGCGCCGTATGTCGAGACGCCCGCGCCGGAGCTCACGACACGCTGA
- a CDS encoding sulfate/molybdate ABC transporter ATP-binding protein, with product MTDAITVSGANKHYGDFAALDNVDFAVPAGSLTALLGPSGSGKSTLLRAIAGLDQPDTGTISINGRDVTRVPPQKRGIGFVFQHYAAFKHLSVRDNVAFGLKIRKRPKPEIKDKVDNLLEVVGLAGFQNRYPNQLSGGQRQRMALARALAVDPQVLLLDEPFGALDAKVREDLRTWLRRLHDEVHVTTVLVTHDQAEALDVADRIAVLNKGRIEQVGTPTQVYDEPANEFVMSFLGTVSSLNGILVRPHDIRVGRNPEMAIAAGDGTAESTGVTKAVVDRVVVLGFEVRVELTSATTGGSFTAQITRGDAEALGLKAGDTVYVRATRVPQIAAGRQHGAADRELSVS from the coding sequence ATGACCGACGCGATCACCGTCAGCGGCGCCAACAAGCACTACGGCGACTTCGCCGCGCTCGACAACGTCGACTTCGCGGTCCCGGCCGGGTCGCTGACGGCGCTGCTGGGCCCCAGCGGATCCGGCAAGTCGACGCTGCTGCGGGCCATCGCCGGACTGGACCAGCCCGACACCGGCACCATCTCGATCAACGGCCGAGACGTCACGCGGGTGCCACCGCAGAAGCGCGGCATCGGTTTCGTCTTTCAGCACTATGCGGCGTTCAAGCACCTCAGCGTGCGCGACAACGTGGCTTTCGGGCTCAAGATCCGCAAACGACCCAAGCCGGAGATCAAGGACAAGGTCGACAACCTGCTCGAGGTCGTGGGGCTGGCCGGCTTCCAGAACCGGTACCCCAACCAGCTCTCCGGCGGCCAGCGGCAGCGGATGGCGCTGGCCCGCGCGCTGGCCGTCGATCCGCAGGTGTTGCTGCTCGACGAGCCCTTCGGCGCCTTGGACGCCAAGGTCCGCGAGGATCTGCGGACCTGGCTGCGCCGCCTGCACGACGAGGTGCATGTCACCACCGTGCTGGTGACCCACGACCAGGCCGAGGCACTCGACGTCGCCGACCGCATCGCCGTGCTGAACAAGGGCCGCATCGAGCAGGTGGGCACTCCCACCCAGGTCTATGACGAGCCCGCCAACGAGTTCGTGATGTCGTTCCTGGGTACCGTGTCCTCCCTCAACGGAATCCTGGTGCGGCCGCATGACATTCGGGTGGGCCGCAATCCCGAGATGGCGATCGCGGCCGGGGACGGCACCGCGGAGTCCACCGGGGTGACCAAGGCGGTCGTCGATCGGGTGGTCGTTCTGGGCTTCGAGGTCCGGGTGGAACTGACCAGCGCCACCACCGGCGGTTCGTTCACCGCGCAGATCACCCGCGGTGATGCCGAGGCGCTGGGCCTCAAAGCCGGTGACACGGTGTACGTCCGGGCCACCCGGGTGCCGCAGATCGCAGCCGGCCGGCAGCACGGCGCGGCCGACCGCGAACTCAGCGTGTCGTGA
- the cysW gene encoding sulfate ABC transporter permease subunit CysW, producing the protein MTLSPAVRYLLRFIAIAYIGILVIVPVGLILWRTLEPGIGDFVGSITTPAAISALQLSLLVVAIVVPLNVLFGVPTALVLARNKFRGKSALQAIIDLPFAVSPVVVGVALILLWGSAGLFGFVENDFGLKIIFSFPGIVLASIFVTVPFVIREVEPVLHELGTDQEEASATLGAQWWQTFWRITLPSIRWGLTYGIVLTIARTLGEFGAVIMVSSNLPGQSQTLTLLVADRYNRANEYGAYAIATVLMAVAVLVLVVQVVLDARRSRTEK; encoded by the coding sequence ATGACTCTCTCACCGGCAGTCCGCTATCTGCTGCGTTTCATCGCCATCGCCTACATCGGCATTCTGGTGATCGTGCCGGTGGGCCTGATCCTGTGGCGCACGCTGGAACCGGGCATCGGGGATTTCGTCGGTTCCATCACCACCCCGGCGGCCATTTCCGCCCTGCAGCTCTCGCTGTTGGTGGTCGCCATCGTGGTGCCGCTCAACGTGCTCTTCGGGGTGCCCACTGCGCTGGTGCTCGCGCGCAACAAGTTCCGTGGCAAGAGCGCGTTGCAGGCGATCATCGACCTGCCGTTCGCGGTCTCCCCGGTGGTGGTCGGTGTGGCGCTGATCCTGCTGTGGGGCTCGGCCGGGCTGTTCGGCTTCGTCGAGAACGACTTCGGGCTCAAGATCATCTTCAGCTTCCCGGGCATCGTGCTGGCGAGCATCTTCGTCACCGTGCCCTTCGTGATCCGCGAAGTCGAGCCGGTGCTGCACGAGCTGGGCACCGATCAGGAAGAGGCCTCGGCAACGCTGGGGGCGCAGTGGTGGCAGACCTTCTGGCGGATCACCCTGCCGTCCATCCGCTGGGGCCTGACCTACGGCATCGTGCTGACCATCGCCCGCACCCTGGGGGAGTTCGGCGCCGTCATCATGGTGTCGTCCAATCTGCCCGGGCAGTCGCAGACCTTGACGCTGCTGGTGGCCGACCGGTACAACCGCGCCAATGAGTACGGGGCCTACGCCATCGCGACGGTGTTGATGGCGGTCGCGGTTCTGGTGCTGGTCGTACAGGTGGTCCTCGATGCCCGGCGTTCCCGGACCGAGAAATAG
- the cysT gene encoding sulfate ABC transporter permease subunit CysT: MTQTAATDARPELDSGRAFGRHGSTSLRVGAATLWLSVIVLLPLAAILWQSAKGGAAAFWAAVTSPSALRSFEVTLTVSIGVTVINGVFGLLVAWVLTRDDFPGKRLVDAVIDLPFALPTIVASLVMLALYGPNSPVDLHLQHTKWGIGIALLFVTLPFVVRSVQPVLLELDREVEEAAASLGAKNITILNKVILPALLPSLLSGAGLAFSRAIGEFGSVVLIGGAVPGETEVSSQWIRTLIENDDRTGAAAISIVLLAISFVVLFVLRAVGSRAARREEQAR; encoded by the coding sequence ATGACGCAGACTGCTGCGACCGACGCCCGGCCCGAACTCGATTCGGGCCGGGCGTTCGGTCGTCACGGCAGTACCTCACTGCGGGTGGGTGCTGCGACGTTGTGGCTGTCGGTGATCGTGTTGCTGCCGTTGGCCGCGATCCTGTGGCAGTCGGCCAAGGGCGGCGCGGCGGCGTTCTGGGCGGCGGTCACCTCGCCGTCGGCACTGCGGTCCTTCGAGGTGACGCTGACGGTCTCCATCGGCGTGACCGTCATCAACGGGGTCTTCGGTCTGCTGGTGGCCTGGGTGCTCACCCGTGACGACTTCCCGGGTAAACGACTGGTCGACGCGGTGATCGATCTGCCGTTCGCGCTGCCCACCATCGTCGCGAGTCTGGTGATGCTGGCGCTCTACGGCCCCAACAGCCCGGTGGATCTGCACCTGCAGCACACCAAGTGGGGCATCGGCATCGCGCTGCTGTTCGTGACCTTGCCGTTCGTGGTGCGTTCGGTGCAGCCGGTGCTGCTCGAACTCGATCGGGAGGTCGAAGAGGCCGCAGCCTCGCTGGGCGCGAAGAACATCACCATCCTGAACAAGGTGATCCTGCCTGCCCTGCTGCCCTCGCTGCTGTCTGGTGCGGGCCTGGCGTTTTCGCGCGCCATCGGCGAATTCGGATCGGTGGTCTTGATCGGCGGCGCGGTGCCCGGCGAGACCGAGGTGTCCTCGCAGTGGATCCGCACCCTGATCGAGAACGACGACCGCACCGGCGCGGCCGCGATCTCGATTGTGCTGCTGGCCATCTCGTTCGTGGTGCTGTTCGTGTTGCGCGCCGTCGGCTCGCGGGCCGCACGCCGGGAGGAGCAGGCGCGATGA
- a CDS encoding sulfate ABC transporter substrate-binding protein gives MRRTLRTWQTAAALALTASVVAACGGGGASDVVGEDGGASDAETTLTLVAYAVPEPGWSKIIPAFAATDAGKGVAVTTSYGASGDQSRAVVDGKPADIVNFSVEPDVTRLVKADKVAADWNADATKGLPFGSVVSLVVREGNPKNIRDWDDLLQPGVEVVTPSPLSSGSAKWNLLAPYAAKSNGGQNPEAGIDFVNKLVTEHVKTRPGSGREATDVFLQGTGDVLLSYENEAIYVERQGKPVEHVNPPQTFKIENPVAVVSASAHLEQATALKNFLYTPEGQKIWAEAGFRPVDPAVAEQFAADFPEPEKLWTISDLGGWGEVDPALFDKDNGTITKIYKQATG, from the coding sequence ATGCGCAGAACTCTCCGAACATGGCAGACCGCCGCCGCACTGGCCCTGACCGCCTCCGTGGTGGCGGCGTGTGGTGGTGGCGGCGCCAGCGACGTGGTGGGTGAGGACGGCGGCGCCTCGGACGCCGAGACCACCCTGACGCTGGTGGCCTACGCCGTCCCGGAACCGGGGTGGAGCAAGATCATCCCGGCCTTCGCGGCCACCGACGCGGGCAAGGGCGTCGCCGTCACCACCTCCTACGGCGCCTCGGGCGACCAGTCCCGGGCCGTCGTCGACGGTAAGCCCGCCGACATCGTGAACTTCTCGGTGGAGCCCGACGTCACCCGTCTGGTCAAGGCGGACAAGGTGGCGGCGGACTGGAACGCCGACGCCACCAAGGGTCTGCCGTTCGGGTCGGTGGTGTCGCTGGTGGTCCGAGAGGGCAACCCGAAGAACATCCGCGACTGGGACGATCTGCTGCAGCCCGGCGTCGAGGTGGTCACCCCCAGCCCGCTCAGTTCCGGGTCGGCCAAGTGGAACCTGCTCGCGCCGTATGCCGCCAAGAGCAACGGGGGCCAAAACCCCGAGGCGGGTATCGATTTCGTCAACAAGCTGGTCACCGAGCATGTCAAGACCCGCCCGGGCTCGGGCCGCGAGGCCACCGACGTGTTCCTGCAGGGCACCGGCGACGTGCTGCTCAGCTACGAGAACGAGGCCATCTACGTGGAGCGCCAGGGCAAGCCCGTCGAGCACGTGAACCCGCCGCAGACGTTCAAGATCGAGAACCCGGTGGCCGTGGTCTCCGCCAGCGCGCACCTGGAGCAGGCCACCGCCCTGAAGAACTTCCTCTACACCCCCGAGGGCCAGAAGATCTGGGCCGAAGCCGGCTTCCGCCCCGTCGACCCGGCCGTTGCCGAGCAGTTCGCCGCCGATTTCCCGGAGCCGGAGAAGCTGTGGACCATCTCCGATCTCGGCGGATGGGGTGAGGTGGATCCCGCGCTCTTCGACAAGGACAACGGCACCATCACCAAGATCTACAAGCAGGCCACTGGATGA
- a CDS encoding Ms4533A family Cys-rich leader peptide, producing the protein MRTASGNKGGHVLALIAVGFCAVADVCCCR; encoded by the coding sequence ATGCGTACGGCGTCCGGCAACAAGGGTGGCCATGTCCTGGCCCTCATTGCCGTGGGTTTTTGTGCCGTCGCTGATGTGTGTTGTTGTCGCTGA
- a CDS encoding FAD-dependent oxidoreductase: MGTTDSATESTTCLVAGGGPAGVMLGLLLARAGVEVTVMEKHADFLRDFRGDTVHASTLRLLDELGLASAFATVPHRLIDEIALDVRGNALTMDLRRLPGDHQHIALVPQWDFLEMLARAAEREPTFRLMRSAEVLGPLSADGRVRGVRFRDADGRERQMAATLTVACDGRASTLRSACGLRPRSFGAPMDVWWFRLPRIEGDPHGLNGRFENGQAVALIDRGDYFQVAYLIKKGSDAAMRAEGIESLRSRVGALVPWLADRTDQLRSFDDVKLLDVQLNRLRRWYADGILFLGDAAHAMSPVGGVGINLAVADAVAAARILAGPLRAGTVSRRHLALVQARRWLPAALIQRVQRFVHDNVIARAFSGPITDEPAAPPRALRLARRFPILPRIGAYGVAIGPLPEHAPDFARR; the protein is encoded by the coding sequence GTGGGCACGACCGACAGTGCTACCGAATCCACCACCTGTCTGGTCGCCGGCGGAGGCCCGGCAGGGGTGATGCTCGGCCTGCTGCTGGCCCGCGCCGGCGTCGAGGTCACGGTGATGGAGAAACACGCCGACTTCCTGCGCGACTTCCGCGGCGACACCGTGCACGCCAGCACCCTGCGCCTGCTCGACGAACTGGGGCTGGCCTCCGCCTTCGCGACCGTGCCGCACCGCCTCATCGACGAGATCGCCCTGGATGTCCGCGGCAACGCCCTGACGATGGACCTGCGCAGGCTGCCCGGTGATCACCAGCACATCGCGCTGGTGCCCCAGTGGGATTTCCTGGAGATGCTGGCCCGCGCCGCCGAGCGGGAACCGACCTTCCGGCTGATGCGCAGCGCGGAAGTCCTCGGCCCGCTCTCCGCCGACGGCCGCGTGAGGGGGGTGCGGTTCCGGGACGCCGACGGCCGCGAGCGCCAGATGGCGGCCACGCTGACGGTGGCCTGCGACGGCCGGGCCTCGACGTTGCGCTCGGCCTGCGGCCTGCGGCCCCGCAGCTTCGGAGCACCGATGGATGTGTGGTGGTTCCGGCTGCCGCGCATCGAGGGCGACCCGCACGGGCTCAACGGCCGCTTCGAGAACGGTCAGGCGGTGGCACTGATCGATCGCGGCGACTACTTCCAGGTGGCCTACCTCATCAAGAAGGGCTCGGATGCGGCGATGCGCGCCGAGGGCATCGAGTCGCTGCGCTCGCGGGTCGGCGCCCTCGTGCCCTGGCTGGCGGACCGCACCGATCAGCTCCGGTCCTTCGACGACGTGAAATTGCTTGACGTGCAACTGAATCGCCTGCGCAGATGGTATGCCGACGGCATCCTGTTCCTCGGCGACGCGGCGCACGCGATGTCCCCGGTGGGTGGTGTCGGCATCAACCTGGCCGTGGCGGACGCGGTGGCAGCGGCGCGCATCCTGGCCGGGCCGCTGCGCGCGGGCACGGTGTCCCGCCGGCACCTGGCGCTGGTCCAGGCCCGGCGCTGGCTACCCGCCGCCCTGATCCAGCGGGTGCAGCGGTTCGTGCACGACAACGTGATCGCCCGAGCGTTCAGCGGGCCCATCACCGACGAGCCGGCAGCGCCACCACGGGCACTGCGCCTGGCCCGGCGCTTCCCGATCCTGCCCCGCATCGGCGCCTACGGCGTGGCCATCGGGCCCTTGCCCGAGCACGCACCGGACTTCGCGCGACGCTAG
- a CDS encoding TetR/AcrR family transcriptional regulator, whose translation MPRPSVEAERRPQILAAACEVIATAGIPALRLSDVAREAGVSSGTVHYYFETKKEVITAAFEFNLSDSLARRQELLTSGKDSLAILHDLVESYLPNDELSVRAWKVWLALWAEGSRDAVLQEINDRLYGQWRDVVAGVIGDAQAAGTARPGDARVQANMLIGMLDGLAVQVVLESPNMSLELMRTTCTTFISEVIAA comes from the coding sequence ATGCCGCGCCCCAGTGTGGAAGCCGAGCGCCGGCCACAGATCCTCGCCGCGGCGTGTGAAGTCATCGCCACGGCGGGGATCCCGGCCCTGCGCCTCTCCGACGTCGCCCGCGAAGCGGGAGTCAGTTCCGGCACGGTGCACTACTACTTCGAGACCAAGAAGGAAGTCATCACCGCGGCGTTCGAGTTCAACCTCTCCGATTCCTTGGCGCGGCGCCAGGAGCTGCTCACCTCGGGCAAAGACAGCCTGGCGATCCTGCATGACCTGGTGGAGTCCTACCTGCCCAACGACGAGTTGTCGGTGCGGGCGTGGAAGGTGTGGCTGGCGCTGTGGGCCGAGGGCAGTCGCGATGCGGTATTGCAGGAGATCAACGACCGCCTCTACGGCCAGTGGCGGGACGTGGTCGCCGGGGTGATCGGCGACGCGCAGGCCGCTGGAACGGCGCGGCCCGGCGATGCGCGCGTGCAGGCCAACATGTTGATCGGCATGCTCGACGGGCTGGCGGTGCAGGTGGTCCTGGAATCGCCGAACATGTCCTTGGAGTTGATGCGAACGACGTGCACGACCTTCATCAGCGAGGTCATCGCCGCCTAG